The Paraburkholderia acidisoli genome contains a region encoding:
- a CDS encoding Eco57I restriction-modification methylase domain-containing protein, producing the protein MSFAITGLANANEFYSQHYLDEILEKDLKPLFERWKEQGSDSPVSRLRAASGANGYFRARERFLAERRQDERTSMLLDLAEPLLQALGYALNPQTLPLADGELPVLAVYRDAKQLPMLVIAAAVAGPGDEETSPLQLAPLRTVDDKRGKQVQPDWEETLTKRLFAHDQPPRWVLLVHHEQWMLIERSKWGRKALLRFELPELFGPRDERQFRTMAALAGAESVLPAEGGVALLDSLDDSSHKHAFEVSTDLKYALRECIEVIANEAIRYKREVAKEKVFERNDTDLADQLSRESLRYMYRLLFLFYIESRPELGYAPIDAEAYLKGYSVEHLRQLEQTPLTTPEAQDGFYFHESLRQLFNLIWQGFPAGDAANVQLDLTTTHDRPLDTGFTIAPLQGHLFDPARTPLLGSIKLRNRVLQRVVELMSLSRGTGRGGRGRISYGTLGINQLGAVYEALLSFRGFFAEEDLYEVRPDPKGKKAPKMEDESEEDGETDDADDVDFELDVPSAAERKKDAALDPLEAAYFVPASSIAQYTDAERLFGGEPRLYKKGTFIYRLAGRAREKSASYYTPEALTQCLVEHALKEMLPGKSADEILEVTVCEPAMGSAAFLNEAVNQLAEAYLQAKQKELGQTIAHEDYAEEKQRVKMYIADSNVFGVDLNPVAVELAEVSLWLNAIFKGGHVPWFGLQLVDGNSLVGARRDVFSTAQLSPGKGENGQPERDWRAAVPRALALAQSPDSTDIFHFLLPADGMGSISDKVVKALEPAAVEQFKQWRKTFCAPLARDEIERVQKLVKAAEALWQQHAEELARVRRATCDELHVWPDSTGNRAPTSTAQKDAAYQREMLSEHQINASPYRRLKLVMDSWCALWFWPLEQAENLPTREHWWFILETVLLGNASLTAAPANDFFPETILQQGLDFTPERDRYGLVDIEALIAALPQLQVAQAVAAQQHFMHWQLEFADLFKQRGGFDVVLGNPPWIKVEWNEQGLLSDFDPRFAIRKLSAKQATDQRDAVFVALPQAKADYLAECAATEGMGQFLNARQNYGLLEGQKANLYKCFLPLAWRIGCGVQALLHPEGPYEDPKGGKLREAIYSRLRAHFQFQNELKLFAEIGNRVKYSINIYGNERAAAFRTMANVMHPQTTFSSLAHPGGGATPGIKSEAGNWDFTGHRNRVIEVDASLLSTFALLYDEPGTPSMQARLPAVHSRELVSVLEKFARVPRRLGDLNDHEFTAVWFFDETAAQREKIIMRRTEFPESPSTLVLSGPHFYVGNPLNKTPKRVCETHKAYDPLDLEFLPDDYLSRSNYRPACAMDAYIKQVPLVNWVEDNESQSRPVTDYYRHINREMISTSMERSLISAIIPKGVGHIHACISTTFRTISDLLDFHSMTLSLPLDFFMKSTGSGHANLAYLSRLPMLADVFPSALRNQMHLRALVLSCLTSHYADLWHKTWLPSFQHERWASSDPRLPSDFFVGLTPEWKRHCALRSDYARRQALLEIDVLAAQALGLTLDELLTSYRVQFPVMRQNDQNTWYDAEGRIIFTASKGLAGVGLPRKPSKKELECTLSIPGGQSKTLRLGWDDLMPREGKPQVPDGTVIKRPINDDTQPGNSMHRIIRYVAPFTLADREADYRVAWAHFESQGA; encoded by the coding sequence ATGAGTTTCGCCATCACCGGCCTTGCCAACGCCAACGAGTTCTATAGCCAGCACTACCTGGACGAAATTCTCGAAAAGGATCTCAAGCCCCTGTTCGAGCGCTGGAAAGAGCAGGGAAGCGATAGCCCCGTTTCCCGCCTACGCGCCGCCAGTGGCGCCAACGGCTATTTCCGCGCGCGCGAACGATTCCTTGCCGAGCGTAGGCAAGACGAGCGCACCAGCATGTTGCTCGATCTAGCCGAGCCGCTTCTGCAGGCGCTGGGCTATGCCCTGAATCCGCAGACCCTACCGCTGGCAGATGGCGAGCTACCGGTTCTCGCTGTGTATCGCGATGCCAAACAGCTCCCCATGCTCGTGATCGCCGCCGCCGTGGCCGGACCCGGCGACGAGGAAACCAGCCCGTTGCAATTGGCGCCACTACGCACGGTCGACGACAAGCGGGGTAAGCAGGTCCAGCCCGACTGGGAAGAAACCCTTACCAAGCGTCTGTTTGCGCACGATCAGCCACCGCGCTGGGTGCTGTTGGTGCACCACGAACAATGGATGCTGATCGAGCGAAGCAAATGGGGCCGCAAGGCATTATTGCGCTTCGAGCTACCCGAGCTGTTTGGCCCGCGTGACGAACGCCAATTCCGCACCATGGCCGCACTGGCCGGCGCCGAATCCGTACTGCCGGCAGAGGGTGGCGTGGCGTTGCTCGACAGCCTGGATGACAGTTCGCATAAGCATGCTTTTGAGGTCTCCACCGACCTCAAATACGCTCTTCGCGAATGTATCGAGGTGATTGCCAACGAGGCTATTCGCTACAAACGTGAGGTCGCCAAGGAAAAAGTCTTTGAGCGCAATGACACTGACTTGGCCGACCAGCTTAGCCGTGAAAGCCTGCGCTATATGTATCGGCTGCTGTTCCTGTTCTACATCGAGTCGCGCCCCGAGTTGGGCTACGCGCCGATTGATGCCGAAGCCTATCTCAAAGGCTACAGTGTTGAACACCTGCGCCAACTCGAGCAGACTCCGCTCACCACGCCCGAAGCACAGGACGGCTTCTACTTCCATGAGAGCCTCAGGCAACTGTTCAACCTGATCTGGCAAGGCTTCCCCGCCGGTGATGCCGCCAATGTTCAGCTTGACTTGACCACTACTCACGATCGCCCGCTTGACACCGGTTTCACTATCGCCCCGCTGCAAGGACACCTGTTCGACCCGGCGCGCACGCCACTCCTGGGTAGCATCAAGCTGCGCAACCGCGTGCTGCAACGGGTAGTCGAGCTGATGTCGCTTTCTCGTGGCACCGGCAGAGGAGGCCGTGGCCGCATTAGTTATGGCACCTTGGGCATCAACCAGCTTGGCGCAGTGTATGAGGCCCTCCTGTCGTTCCGTGGTTTCTTCGCAGAGGAAGATCTCTACGAAGTGCGACCCGACCCAAAAGGTAAGAAAGCCCCCAAGATGGAGGATGAAAGCGAAGAAGACGGCGAAACCGACGATGCGGACGATGTCGATTTCGAGCTCGATGTCCCTAGTGCCGCGGAAAGAAAGAAAGACGCCGCGCTCGATCCGCTGGAGGCCGCCTATTTCGTGCCGGCCAGCAGCATTGCCCAATACACAGACGCCGAACGTCTATTTGGCGGTGAGCCACGTCTCTATAAGAAGGGCACTTTCATCTACCGCTTGGCTGGACGTGCGCGGGAGAAATCCGCCAGCTACTACACCCCCGAGGCGCTCACTCAATGCCTCGTCGAGCACGCGTTGAAAGAGATGCTTCCTGGCAAGAGCGCAGACGAGATCCTCGAGGTCACCGTTTGCGAGCCTGCCATGGGAAGCGCGGCCTTTTTGAACGAGGCCGTGAACCAACTGGCTGAGGCCTACCTGCAAGCCAAGCAAAAGGAATTAGGTCAGACCATCGCCCACGAGGACTACGCGGAAGAAAAACAGCGGGTAAAAATGTACATCGCCGACAGCAACGTGTTTGGTGTGGACCTTAACCCCGTAGCAGTGGAACTCGCCGAAGTCTCGCTGTGGCTCAATGCCATTTTCAAGGGCGGCCATGTGCCCTGGTTTGGCCTGCAGCTGGTCGACGGTAACTCACTGGTGGGCGCGCGGCGCGACGTATTCAGCACCGCACAGCTCAGCCCCGGCAAGGGTGAAAATGGCCAGCCCGAGCGTGACTGGCGCGCCGCAGTACCTCGTGCACTCGCGCTAGCGCAATCCCCGGACAGCACTGACATATTCCACTTCCTGCTGCCCGCCGACGGCATGGGCAGTATCAGCGACAAGGTGGTGAAGGCGCTCGAACCGGCAGCGGTTGAACAGTTCAAGCAATGGCGTAAGACCTTTTGCGCCCCGCTGGCTCGCGATGAAATTGAGCGAGTGCAAAAGCTCGTCAAGGCGGCGGAGGCCCTGTGGCAACAGCATGCCGAGGAACTCGCTCGCGTGCGCCGCGCCACTTGCGACGAGCTGCACGTGTGGCCCGACTCGACCGGCAACCGCGCACCGACTTCCACCGCGCAGAAGGATGCCGCCTACCAGCGAGAGATGTTGAGTGAGCACCAGATAAACGCAAGCCCCTACCGCCGCTTGAAACTGGTGATGGACTCCTGGTGTGCGCTGTGGTTCTGGCCGCTGGAACAAGCAGAGAATCTGCCCACCCGCGAGCACTGGTGGTTCATTTTGGAAACCGTTTTGCTGGGCAATGCCAGCCTGACCGCCGCGCCAGCCAATGACTTCTTTCCAGAAACCATTTTGCAGCAGGGGTTGGATTTTACCCCGGAGCGCGACCGCTACGGCCTTGTTGATATCGAAGCGCTAATTGCCGCTCTGCCACAATTGCAGGTGGCGCAGGCTGTGGCCGCGCAGCAGCACTTTATGCACTGGCAGTTGGAGTTCGCCGACCTGTTCAAGCAGCGCGGTGGCTTTGATGTGGTCCTCGGGAATCCGCCGTGGATCAAGGTGGAGTGGAACGAGCAGGGACTGCTTTCGGACTTCGACCCGCGCTTCGCAATTCGGAAGCTCAGTGCTAAACAGGCTACTGACCAGCGCGACGCTGTGTTTGTGGCGCTGCCGCAGGCCAAAGCTGACTACTTGGCTGAGTGTGCCGCCACAGAGGGCATGGGGCAGTTTTTGAACGCCAGACAGAATTACGGTCTACTCGAAGGGCAGAAAGCCAATCTATACAAATGTTTCTTGCCATTGGCATGGCGCATTGGTTGCGGAGTTCAGGCATTGCTACATCCGGAAGGTCCATATGAAGATCCTAAGGGAGGCAAGCTGCGCGAGGCGATATATAGCCGCCTGCGCGCGCATTTTCAGTTTCAGAATGAACTGAAGCTTTTTGCAGAAATCGGTAACCGAGTGAAGTACAGCATCAACATCTACGGAAATGAACGGGCGGCCGCTTTCAGAACGATGGCGAACGTGATGCATCCGCAAACTACGTTTTCCTCCCTAGCACACCCCGGCGGCGGTGCAACGCCTGGCATCAAAAGCGAAGCAGGCAACTGGGACTTCACCGGTCACCGAAACCGCGTTATCGAGGTCGATGCTTCGTTGCTTTCTACCTTTGCCTTGCTCTACGACGAGCCTGGCACCCCGTCCATGCAAGCGCGTCTCCCGGCAGTGCATAGCCGAGAATTAGTTTCGGTGCTAGAAAAATTCGCACGTGTCCCTCGTAGGCTTGGCGATCTGAACGATCATGAATTCACCGCTGTTTGGTTTTTCGATGAAACTGCCGCGCAACGCGAAAAAATAATTATGCGTCGCACAGAATTTCCCGAATCACCGTCTACCCTTGTCCTTTCGGGTCCACATTTTTATGTTGGGAACCCACTGAACAAAACACCTAAGCGAGTTTGCGAAACACATAAAGCTTACGATCCGCTTGATCTGGAATTTCTGCCAGACGATTACTTGTCACGTAGCAATTATCGTCCTGCTTGTGCGATGGACGCATATATCAAGCAGGTACCGCTGGTCAATTGGGTTGAGGACAATGAAAGTCAGAGCAGACCGGTAACGGACTATTATCGACATATAAACCGAGAAATGATTAGTACCTCCATGGAGAGATCTTTAATATCTGCGATCATTCCAAAAGGGGTTGGACATATTCACGCCTGCATAAGCACAACGTTTCGCACAATAAGTGATCTACTCGATTTCCACTCAATGACTCTCTCCCTGCCTTTGGATTTTTTTATGAAATCTACTGGGTCTGGGCATGCCAACTTGGCCTATTTGAGTCGATTGCCAATGCTTGCGGACGTGTTCCCGTCAGCTTTGCGCAACCAAATGCATTTAAGAGCACTGGTACTAAGCTGCCTTACGAGTCACTATGCCGACCTTTGGCACAAGACTTGGCTACCGAGCTTTCAACACGAACGCTGGGCCAGCAGCGATCCTCGATTGCCTTCTGATTTTTTTGTTGGGCTTACGCCCGAATGGAAACGTCACTGTGCTTTGCGCAGCGACTACGCTCGACGCCAGGCGTTGCTAGAGATAGACGTGCTGGCTGCACAGGCGCTCGGACTGACATTGGACGAACTGCTGACCAGCTATCGCGTACAGTTTCCCGTGATGCGCCAGAACGACCAAAACACCTGGTACGACGCCGAGGGCCGCATTATCTTCACCGCCAGCAAGGGTTTAGCGGGCGTTGGTCTTCCACGCAAGCCCTCCAAGAAGGAGCTCGAGTGCACCCTGTCCATCCCAGGGGGGCAGAGCAAAACCCTGCGGCTCGGTTGGGATGACTTGATGCCTAGAGAGGGTAAGCCGCAAGTGCCCGATGGTACCGTAATCAAACGCCCGATCAATGACGACACGCAGCCGGGTAATTCGATGCATCGAATCATCCGGTATGTCGCCCCATTCACTCTCGCAGATCGCGAAGCCGATTACCGCGTGGCTTGGGCTCATTTCGAATCGCAGGGAGCATGA
- a CDS encoding DEAD/DEAH box helicase, with protein MQLTQAPAPGARALIRDEEWIIQSADQCNLGGWQLSCIGVSETVRNRHALFLSQLEEVTLIDPAKTELVNDDSPTFIAARLFIEARLRQSALQSEAVVLGHHGVMDALPFQLAPAHTVLQQLRPRLLIADTVGLGKTLEAGILTTELMRRGKARRILVVTTKSMMRQFQQEFWNRFTIPLTRLDSAGIQRIRRDIPANHNPFSYYDRTIISVDTLKRDSEYRHYLESAWWDLIIIDEAHNVSFKGNRTQSNRLADLLAQRSDALILLTATPHNGRKESFASLMRMLDPTVLPPGADYTRGDVEHLFVRRFKKDVREQMKQDFPEREVFRLSCSASPAENLAFDALAELKLASDGTSAREGAMLFRTVLEKALFSSPAACVQTLKERLRKLESKVPSHPDLPILRDLQSLVQAISPDNFSKFKHLIQRLKSDPHWRWDGNDPSDRLVIFTERVETLKFLQRELPRAIGLEDDTVAILHGQLPDQQIQETVEDFGKTHSSLRLLIASDVASEGLNLHYQAHRLIHFDISWSLMVFQQRNGRVDRYGQTRTPKIAYLLTEPRNERIRGDLRYLEILIDKDEQAAKNIGDPSAFMGLYDEELETAEVAKAIEGNSTAEAFAALLAGNDIDPFEALWGSVDEVQDTTSTEPVAPDCAPTAELPSLFHDSYCYARDALRWLSHQAPREHRPVQADDIHRTLSFQPSRDLAQVLGRDLADEMWPNDNSFSLSADKKVVETAIKHARDTNAWAQVHYLWPLHPIAQWLDYKLMALFRRQSAPLIRVSQGLAKDEAVVLVLAQAPNRRGQAVLAEWVGVKVGPTGQIHGVLTLNEVLQRTGLSNDTGHTLTNDGQALNSHTLQQALPEVIQAAQAHIKPIKHAFEADCRARLDRELGKLKTLQDKHLHQLELDFRQGIAQVNAARRRQKESATIDLFNNYQQWIRDTLQLDDRVQFTVVAGLMA; from the coding sequence ATGCAACTGACTCAAGCCCCCGCACCAGGTGCACGCGCGCTAATCCGCGACGAAGAATGGATCATCCAGAGTGCGGACCAATGCAACCTTGGAGGCTGGCAACTCTCCTGCATTGGCGTGTCGGAAACCGTGCGAAACCGCCACGCGTTATTCCTTAGCCAGCTTGAGGAAGTTACGCTGATCGATCCGGCTAAGACCGAGCTGGTGAACGACGATTCCCCGACCTTTATTGCTGCGCGTCTCTTCATCGAAGCACGCCTGCGGCAGTCCGCCTTGCAAAGCGAAGCTGTGGTGCTGGGGCATCATGGCGTAATGGATGCCTTGCCCTTTCAGCTCGCGCCCGCGCACACGGTATTGCAGCAATTGCGCCCGCGCCTATTAATCGCCGACACGGTGGGCTTAGGAAAAACGCTTGAAGCCGGCATTCTAACCACTGAGCTCATGCGCCGAGGTAAGGCCCGCCGCATCTTAGTGGTCACCACGAAGAGCATGATGCGTCAGTTTCAGCAGGAGTTTTGGAATCGTTTCACTATTCCTTTGACGCGACTTGACTCTGCGGGCATCCAGCGAATCCGACGTGACATTCCAGCCAATCACAACCCATTCAGCTACTACGACCGCACGATCATTTCGGTTGATACGTTGAAGCGCGACAGCGAATACCGACACTACCTGGAAAGCGCCTGGTGGGATCTAATCATCATCGACGAAGCCCACAATGTCTCGTTTAAGGGAAACCGCACACAAAGCAATCGTCTCGCCGACCTGCTGGCGCAACGATCCGACGCTTTGATTTTGCTCACCGCCACACCGCACAACGGGAGGAAGGAGAGCTTCGCCAGCCTGATGCGCATGCTCGACCCCACGGTCTTGCCGCCTGGTGCCGATTACACTCGCGGCGATGTGGAGCACCTTTTCGTGCGCCGATTCAAAAAAGATGTTCGCGAGCAGATGAAGCAGGACTTCCCGGAGCGCGAGGTGTTCCGCTTGTCGTGCAGCGCCAGCCCGGCGGAAAACCTCGCCTTCGATGCATTGGCAGAACTCAAGCTGGCGAGCGACGGGACGAGCGCACGCGAGGGCGCCATGCTGTTCCGCACCGTTCTGGAGAAGGCCCTCTTTTCCTCGCCCGCTGCCTGCGTACAAACGCTGAAAGAGCGCCTGCGGAAGCTGGAAAGCAAAGTTCCGAGCCATCCTGACCTGCCAATCTTGCGCGACCTGCAAAGCCTGGTACAAGCCATCAGTCCAGACAACTTCAGTAAATTCAAGCATCTCATTCAACGGCTCAAAAGCGATCCGCACTGGCGCTGGGACGGCAACGACCCGAGCGACCGCCTCGTGATCTTCACTGAGCGTGTGGAAACCCTGAAATTCCTGCAACGAGAACTGCCTAGAGCCATAGGTCTCGAAGATGACACCGTAGCCATTCTGCATGGTCAACTGCCCGATCAGCAAATACAGGAAACGGTCGAAGACTTTGGCAAAACCCACTCGTCACTACGTCTGCTGATCGCATCCGACGTCGCTTCCGAAGGCCTCAATTTGCACTATCAGGCGCATAGGCTAATCCACTTCGATATTTCCTGGTCGCTGATGGTCTTCCAGCAGCGAAATGGACGTGTTGACCGCTACGGTCAGACCCGCACTCCGAAAATCGCCTACCTGCTCACAGAGCCGCGCAACGAGCGGATCCGTGGGGACCTTCGTTATCTGGAAATCCTGATCGACAAAGACGAACAAGCCGCCAAAAACATCGGCGACCCCTCGGCCTTCATGGGCCTGTATGACGAAGAACTGGAGACCGCAGAGGTCGCCAAGGCCATCGAAGGCAACAGCACCGCCGAGGCCTTTGCCGCGTTGCTGGCCGGCAACGACATCGACCCTTTCGAGGCGCTTTGGGGAAGCGTGGACGAGGTGCAGGACACCACGTCTACCGAACCCGTCGCCCCAGACTGTGCTCCCACCGCCGAACTACCGAGTCTGTTCCACGACAGCTACTGCTATGCCCGAGACGCCCTACGTTGGCTGAGCCATCAGGCGCCGCGGGAGCACCGGCCCGTGCAGGCCGACGACATACATCGCACCTTGAGCTTCCAGCCCAGTCGAGATCTGGCACAGGTGCTGGGGCGAGATCTCGCGGACGAAATGTGGCCCAACGACAATAGCTTCTCGCTCAGTGCGGACAAGAAAGTGGTCGAAACCGCAATCAAGCATGCCCGCGATACCAACGCATGGGCTCAAGTGCATTATCTTTGGCCGCTGCATCCGATTGCGCAGTGGCTGGACTACAAGCTCATGGCCTTGTTCCGTCGCCAAAGCGCTCCGCTTATTCGTGTTTCGCAGGGCTTGGCCAAGGACGAAGCTGTTGTCCTCGTCCTCGCGCAGGCGCCCAATCGCCGTGGTCAGGCTGTGCTGGCCGAATGGGTCGGTGTAAAGGTCGGCCCTACCGGTCAGATCCATGGGGTGCTGACTCTAAACGAAGTCCTGCAACGAACCGGGCTATCGAATGACACCGGCCACACCCTGACCAATGATGGCCAGGCCCTGAATAGCCATACGCTGCAGCAAGCTTTGCCCGAGGTGATTCAGGCTGCCCAAGCTCATATCAAGCCAATCAAGCACGCCTTTGAAGCCGATTGTCGGGCACGGTTGGATCGGGAACTTGGCAAACTGAAAACGTTACAAGACAAGCACCTACATCAGCTGGAGCTGGACTTCAGGCAGGGTATCGCGCAAGTCAACGCTGCGCGCCGCAGGCAAAAGGAAAGTGCCACGATTGATCTGTTCAACAACTACCAGCAATGGATTCGCGACACCCTGCAACTGGACGACCGCGTCCAGTTCACAGTCGTCGCTGGCCTGATGGCCTGA
- a CDS encoding helix-turn-helix transcriptional regulator, with protein sequence MTPAAGPGNRTATNLSHAQRERLAYIEFRLYFTGALGRADLINRFGIAPAAATRDLALYRELAPNNIRFDGSTKLYRFGVAFVPMFHRSSHRALIALSHGFGEGDDAEPAALLACETPALLCPPPLDTLATVCRAIKARQPLAIRYKSASSEETERVIVPFALVDTGMRWHVRAFDRKRQSFREFVLTRIDVLNAIEEEALLHERPEHDNQWSRTIDLELVPHPRLDCPEIVSRDYGITDGTLHLRVRAAVAGYMLLRWGVDCSPDHNLTDEQYRLWLHNPMTLYGVENARLAPGYQEPACPATSSQAIN encoded by the coding sequence ATGACCCCAGCTGCCGGACCAGGCAATCGTACGGCGACCAACCTATCTCACGCGCAGCGTGAGCGGCTGGCCTACATCGAGTTTCGCCTCTATTTCACCGGCGCACTTGGGCGCGCCGATCTGATCAACCGTTTTGGTATTGCGCCGGCCGCCGCAACCCGTGATTTGGCTTTGTATCGGGAATTGGCTCCAAACAACATCCGCTTCGATGGCAGCACCAAGCTATACCGCTTTGGTGTTGCGTTCGTCCCTATGTTTCACCGATCGTCGCATCGTGCTCTAATCGCCCTCTCCCACGGCTTTGGCGAAGGCGACGATGCTGAACCTGCTGCCCTACTGGCCTGTGAAACACCCGCATTATTGTGCCCGCCGCCGCTCGACACCTTGGCCACCGTTTGTCGTGCGATCAAAGCGCGCCAGCCCTTGGCCATTCGCTACAAATCTGCGAGCAGCGAAGAGACCGAGCGGGTCATAGTACCGTTCGCTCTCGTTGATACGGGTATGCGCTGGCACGTTCGCGCCTTCGACCGCAAACGCCAATCCTTCCGCGAGTTCGTACTCACCCGCATCGACGTCCTGAATGCGATCGAAGAAGAAGCTCTCCTGCACGAGCGCCCGGAGCACGACAACCAGTGGAGCCGCACGATCGATCTGGAGCTTGTGCCTCATCCACGCCTAGATTGTCCCGAGATCGTCTCTCGCGATTACGGCATAACTGACGGCACGCTGCACCTCCGCGTGCGTGCCGCCGTGGCCGGTTATATGTTGCTGCGTTGGGGCGTGGATTGTTCACCCGACCACAATCTAACTGACGAACAGTACCGTCTTTGGTTGCACAACCCCATGACTCTTTACGGCGTCGAAAACGCCCGGCTGGCGCCCGGCTATCAAGAACCCGCGTGCCCCGCAACTTCCTCACAGGCAATTAACTGA